A single window of Polyodon spathula isolate WHYD16114869_AA chromosome 2, ASM1765450v1, whole genome shotgun sequence DNA harbors:
- the setd7 gene encoding histone-lysine N-methyltransferase SETD7, which translates to MDSDDENMEEIIEGPLDEDDQPHGFCTITYSSGDRFEGHFVHGEKNGRGKFYFFDGSTLEGYYVDDALQAQGVYTYEDGGVLHGTYLEGELNGPAQEYDAEGRLIFKGQYKDNNRHGVCWLYYPDGGSLVGEVNEEGEMTGSKVAYLYPDGRIALHGKFIDGDLIEARLAILTSVDNGRPQFEIQPDSPVYTYDKSTSACISTNGLLPDPYESERVYVADSLIAGAGEGLFAKTEAESNTVMAFYNGVRITHQAVDSRDWSLNRNTLSLDEEVVLDVPEPYNNVKKYCASLGHKANHSFTPNCIYDSFVHPRFGPIKCIRTVRAVESDEELMVAYGYDHSPLGKSGPEVPEWYKQELQAFEG; encoded by the exons GTCCCCTGGATGAAGATGACCAGCCTCATGGGTTTTGTACCATCACTTACTCCTCGGGCGACCGCTTTGAAGGACACTTTGTTCATGGGGAGAAGAACGGCCGAGGGAAGTTCTACTTTTTCGACGGGAG CACTCTGGAAGGTTACTATGTGGACGATGCCCTGCAAGCCCAGGGAGTTTACACCTACGAGGACGGCGGCGTCCTTCATGGCACTTACTTGGAGGGGGAGCTGAACGGACCCGCACAAGAATATGATGCAGAGGGACGCCTCATCTTCAAGGGCCAATACAAGGACAACAACCGTCATGGAGTGTGCTGGCTCTACTACCCT GACGGTGGAAGCCTGGTTGGAGAGGTGAATGAAGAGGGGGAGATGACTGGCAGCAAGGTGGCCTACCTGTACCCTGATGGCAGGATAGCACTCCATGGGAAGTTCATTGATGGGGATCTCATAGAGGCTAGGTTGGCCATCCTCACTTCTGTGGACAATGGACGACCACAGTTTGAGATACAACCTGACA GCCCGGTTTACACTTATGACAAGTCCACTTCAGCCTGTATTTCTACAAACGGCCTCCTGCCTGACCCCTATGAGTCAGAGAG AGTCTATGTCGCCGATTCTTTAATTGCTGGGGCTGGGGAAGGATTGTTTGCTAAAACAGAAGCTGAGTCGAACACAGTGATGGCCTTCTACAATGGTGTTCGTATTACACATCAAGCG GTGGACAGCAGGGACTGGTCCCTCAACAGAAACACACTCTCTTTGGATGAAGAAGTTGTGCTAGATGTCCCTGAACCCTACAATAATGTAAAGAAGTACTGTGCATCACTGGGGCACAAAGCCAACCACTCCTTTACTCCCAACTGCATCTATGACTC GTTTGTTCATCCCCGCTTTGGGCCTATCAAATGTATCCGCACTGTCCGGGCTGTGGAGAGTGATGAGGAGTTGATGGTTGCCTATGGATACGACCATAGCCCTTTAGGAAAGAGTGGGCCTGAGGTCCCCGAGTGGTACAAGCAGGAACTACAGGCTTTCGAAGGGTAG